In Plasmodium gaboni strain SY75 chromosome 14, whole genome shotgun sequence, one genomic interval encodes:
- a CDS encoding putative transcription factor IIIb subunit (transcript variant 1; alternatively spliced), with product VGQFIPSSGNKSFILSWGIRESREISLQKGYVNIQKIADHLHLSSQHIEAAQRIYLMALQRNFTMGRNNSYVAASCLYTICRREKSPIMLIDFSDILQTPVKPLGKTFLKLLRLLHINVPNIDPSLFLERFAHKLNLKNDIYKVTYTGIKLIQAMTRDWISTGRRPTGLCGAALLISTRMHGISINSNTIADIVRISNPTIIKRLAEFKNTSTAQIKASEFDKISINDIPSNNIPPCVIYYNKKKFKDNISEKNKTLSLCDDVDNLSEDMSSSTLINNEENKMVTHIMNHNFSTSKYQENNTNLVSSTHSNIDNTDLIFNNNSSDHLTKSDYSIHLDEICNENPKGNDIHNLAQKIMNTINLDINSNILKNIDTKMNLHNNLIDTFSVNTDVSTSTHKGTHISYNKEYTSETNYLDNINNLLNENENENENKNEKKNKNNDKNNHVNKNNHSNNIADNNPSLISNNISNESNDNTYNTTLKETVTCEINNILNDVDDAYNNFLNDSSDFQKGQKKNDTNNINNILTDFNYFFDNNSNNINDQNENLDLNSECSSSPSCNSLSDVYDSEIENIILSEKEKEMKMLIWDDMMKNHLPHLSKQLKKNKKRSHNDNNKNKDTNSKKKQNTLEDYSQIQSTGESVLKALGKSDKNLPNKINYDVLQSLFTS from the coding sequence gTTGGACAATTTATTCCATCTAGTGGAAATAAATCGTTCATTTTATCGTGGGGTATTAGAGAAAGCCGAGAAATATCATTACAAAAAGGATATGTAAATATTCAAAAGATTGCTGATCATTTACATTTATCTAGTCAACATATTGAAGCTGCCCAGAGAATTTATTTAATGGCCTTACAAAGAAATTTTACTATGGGTCGTAATAATTCATATGTTGCTGCTTCATGTTTATATACGATATGTAGAAGAGAAAAATCACCTATTATGTTAATAGATTTTAGTGATATATTACAAACACCTGTAAAACCATTAGgaaaaacatttttaaaattattaagaTTACTACATATTAATGTTCCAAATATAGATCCCTCATTATTTTTAGAAAGATTTGCTCATAAATTAAActtaaaaaatgatatttataaagTTACATATACAGGTATTAAATTAATTCAAGCTATGACTAGAGATTGGATAAGCACAGGTAGAAGACCTACAGGTTTATGTGGTGCTGCTCTTTTAATATCAACAAGAATGCATGGTATTTCTATTAATTCAAATACTATTGCTGATATTGTTAGAATATCTAATCCTActattattaaaagattAGCTGAATTTAAGAATACTAGTACAGCACAAATAAAAGCTAGCGaatttgataaaatatcaattaatgatataccatcaaataatataccaccatgtgttatatattataacaaaaagaaatttaaagataatatatctgaaaaaaataaaaccTTATCTTTATGTGATGATGTAGATAACCTTTCTGAAGATATGTCATCATCTACTctaataaataatgaagaaaataaaatggTCACACATATTATGAATCATAATTTCTCTACTTCTAAATATcaagaaaataatacaaaCTTAGTAAGTAGTACACATTCAAATATAGACAATACAGAtcttatatttaataataattcttctGATCATTTAACCAAGTCAGATTATTCAATACATCTAGATGAAATATGTAATGAAAACCCAAAAGGAAATGATATACATAATCTTGCtcaaaaaattatgaacaCAATCAATTTAGATAtaaatagtaatatattaaaaaatattgataCAAAAATGAATTTACATAATAACCTTATAGATACCTTCTCTGTAAATACGGATGTATCAACAAGTACACACAAAGGCACTCATATATCATATAACAAAGAATATACAAGTGAAACAAATTATTTGGataacataaataatttattaaatgaaaatgaaaatgaaaatgaaaataaaaatgaaaaaaaaaataaaaataatgataaaaataatcatgttaataaaaataatcatagtaataatattgcAGATAATAATCCATCTTTAATTTCAAACAATATATCAAATGAATCAAATGataatacatataacaCAACATTAAAAGAAACTGTTACGTGcgaaataaataatattcttaATGATGTAGATGAtgcatataataatttccTAAACGATTCATCAGATTTTCAAAAAggacaaaaaaaaaatgatactaataatattaataatatacttacagattttaattatttctttgataataattctaataatattaatgatcAAAATGAAAATCTAGATTTAAATTCTGAATGCTCTAGTAGTCCAAGTTGTAATTCTTTAAGTGATGTATATGATAGTGAgatagaaaatattatattatcagaaaaagaaaaagaaatgaaaatgCTTATTTGGGATGATATGATGAAAAATCATTTACCTCATTTATCCAAAcaacttaaaaaaaataaaaaaagaagtcataatgataataataaaaataaagatacAAATTCtaaaaagaaacaaaatACCCTTGAAGATTATTCACAAATACAATCTACAGGGGAATCTGTTTTAAAAGCCTTAGGGAAATCAGACAAAAATTTAccaaataaaattaattatgATGTATTACAATCTTTATTTACATCATAg